In a genomic window of Bradyrhizobium ontarionense:
- a CDS encoding N-acyl-D-amino-acid deacylase family protein: MTDIPNSPASFDLIIRGGTVVDGTRAPRFEADVGIKDGRIVAIGELEGKAAHRVIDATGRIVAPGFIDSHTHDDSAVLVDPQMTCKVSQGVTTVVTGNCGVSIAPLKPGTSRPMPLGLLSAGEGRAVEYAAFADYVAALHAAPAAVNVAPMVGHTSLRASIMRDLGGAATEAEIVEMRACVQEALDAGAIGVSTGTFYPPAEAAPTEEIIDICRPLTGSGAVYATHMRNEADEVIRSLEESFAIGKALDVQVVISHHKVVGPANFGRTKETLPLIAKAMSCQCVALDCYPYNASSTMLHTDPAKLQVKVVVAASGPHPEVAGRDLADIAASWGVDRLEAAKRLQPASAIYFAMDEADVQTILAFEPTMIGSDGLPFGERPHPRLWGTFPRVLGYYCRELELFPLETAVWKMSGLTAQNFGIKARGTIAVGNHADITIFDAASVRDTATYDDPCVPAAGIEAVIVNGALTWWQGVHQKARAGQVIARAVGTGKKTLQ; encoded by the coding sequence ATGACCGACATCCCGAATTCGCCCGCGTCTTTCGATCTCATCATCCGCGGCGGCACCGTCGTCGACGGCACACGCGCACCACGTTTCGAGGCCGATGTCGGCATCAAGGATGGCCGCATCGTTGCGATCGGCGAACTTGAAGGCAAGGCGGCGCACCGCGTGATCGACGCCACGGGGCGCATCGTCGCGCCGGGCTTCATCGACTCGCACACGCATGACGACAGCGCGGTCCTCGTCGATCCCCAGATGACCTGCAAGGTCTCGCAAGGCGTGACCACGGTGGTGACCGGCAATTGCGGCGTCAGCATCGCGCCGCTGAAGCCGGGCACCTCGCGGCCGATGCCGCTCGGCCTGCTGTCGGCCGGCGAGGGCCGGGCCGTCGAATATGCCGCTTTCGCCGACTACGTCGCCGCGTTGCATGCGGCGCCTGCTGCGGTCAACGTCGCGCCGATGGTCGGCCATACGTCGCTGCGCGCCTCGATCATGCGCGATCTCGGCGGAGCCGCGACCGAGGCGGAGATCGTCGAGATGCGCGCCTGCGTGCAGGAGGCGCTCGATGCCGGCGCCATCGGCGTTTCGACCGGAACCTTCTATCCGCCCGCGGAGGCGGCACCGACCGAGGAGATCATCGATATCTGCCGGCCCCTCACCGGCAGCGGCGCGGTCTATGCGACGCATATGCGCAACGAGGCCGACGAGGTGATACGGTCGCTGGAGGAGAGCTTCGCGATCGGCAAGGCGCTCGACGTCCAGGTCGTGATCTCGCATCACAAGGTGGTGGGGCCGGCGAATTTCGGGCGCACGAAGGAGACGCTGCCGCTGATTGCGAAGGCGATGAGCTGCCAGTGCGTCGCGCTCGACTGCTATCCCTACAATGCTTCCTCGACAATGCTGCACACCGATCCGGCCAAGCTGCAGGTCAAGGTCGTCGTGGCGGCGTCAGGTCCGCATCCGGAAGTCGCGGGCCGCGATCTCGCCGACATCGCAGCCAGCTGGGGCGTCGACCGGCTGGAAGCCGCGAAGCGGCTGCAGCCGGCCTCCGCGATCTACTTCGCGATGGACGAGGCCGACGTGCAGACCATCCTGGCGTTCGAGCCGACCATGATCGGCTCCGACGGCCTGCCGTTCGGCGAGCGTCCGCATCCGCGTCTGTGGGGCACATTCCCGCGCGTGCTCGGCTATTACTGCCGCGAGCTCGAGCTGTTCCCGTTGGAAACCGCGGTCTGGAAGATGAGCGGGCTGACCGCGCAGAATTTCGGCATCAAGGCGCGCGGCACCATCGCGGTCGGCAACCATGCCGACATCACGATCTTCGATGCGGCAAGCGTGCGCGACACCGCGACCTATGATGACCCGTGCGTGCCGGCCGCCGGCATCGAGGCCGTCATCGTCAACGGCGCGCTCACCTGGTGGCAGGGCGTGCACCAGAAGGCTCGCGCCGGCCAAGTGATCGCGCGCGCCGTAGGCACGGGCAAGAAGACACTCCAATAG